A stretch of Gemmobacter fulvus DNA encodes these proteins:
- the truB gene encoding tRNA pseudouridine(55) synthase TruB, producing the protein MARKKKGRVVSGWVVIDKPAGITSTSVVNKVKWAFDAQKAGHAGTLDPAATGVLAVALGEATKTVPYITDALKCYRFMVRLGQSTTTDDAEGSVIAQSDLRPNDAQIEAALVAFRGDIQQVPPQFSAVKVEGERAYDLAREGEQMDLAARPLWVDSLVLIARPDADHVELEMVCGKGGYVRAIARDLGEALGCHGHVQWLRRTWSGPFDADQGLSLETLDAGAKTDALDAHLLPLELGLADLPELPATPEGAARLKNGNPGMVIASSAGYGDEAWASYRGRAIAVGVYKSGELHPSRVFNRD; encoded by the coding sequence ATGGCACGCAAGAAAAAAGGCCGGGTCGTCTCGGGCTGGGTTGTGATCGACAAACCGGCGGGCATCACCTCCACCTCTGTGGTGAACAAGGTGAAATGGGCGTTTGATGCGCAAAAGGCGGGCCATGCCGGCACGCTCGATCCGGCGGCGACGGGGGTTCTGGCCGTAGCCTTGGGCGAAGCGACCAAGACCGTGCCCTATATCACCGATGCGTTGAAATGTTACCGCTTCATGGTGCGGCTGGGGCAATCCACCACCACCGACGATGCGGAAGGCAGCGTGATCGCGCAATCCGATCTGCGCCCCAACGATGCACAGATCGAGGCGGCATTGGTCGCGTTCCGCGGTGACATCCAGCAAGTCCCGCCGCAGTTTTCCGCCGTCAAGGTCGAGGGCGAGCGCGCCTATGATCTGGCGCGCGAAGGCGAACAGATGGATCTTGCCGCGCGCCCGCTCTGGGTGGACAGCCTTGTGTTGATCGCGCGGCCCGATGCCGATCACGTGGAGCTGGAAATGGTCTGCGGCAAGGGCGGTTATGTGCGCGCCATCGCCCGCGATCTGGGCGAGGCGCTCGGCTGCCATGGCCATGTGCAATGGCTGCGGCGCACCTGGTCCGGCCCGTTTGATGCCGATCAGGGCCTGAGCCTTGAGACCCTGGATGCCGGGGCCAAGACCGACGCGCTGGACGCGCATCTGTTGCCGTTGGAACTGGGTCTGGCCGATCTGCCGGAACTGCCCGCCACGCCCGAAGGGGCGGCGCGGCTGAAGAACGGCAATCCGGGCATGGTGATCGCCTCCAGCGCCGGATATGGCGATGAAGCCTGGGCCAGCTATCGGGGCCGCGCCATCGCGGTGGGCGTCTATAAATCCGGCGAATTGCACCCCTCGCGCGTGTTCAACCGCGATTGA
- the dapB gene encoding 4-hydroxy-tetrahydrodipicolinate reductase: MGDMPGIVITGASGRMGQMLIRTVLASDKARLVGCVERSGNPWVGRDVGEAMGGAALGVVVTDDPLEAFAKAQAVIDFTTPAATVAFAALAAQARAVHVIGTTGLEPEHLAKINAAARHAVIVRAGNMSLGVNLLVTLTKKVAQALDADWDIEVIEAHHNRKVDAPSGTALMLGQAAAEGRGVDLDAVRDAGRDGITGARTRGDIGFSAIRGGDIVGEHDVLFAGEGERIILRHVATDRSIFARGALRAALWGQDKGPGAYDMMHVLGL; encoded by the coding sequence ATGGGCGACATGCCGGGGATCGTGATCACGGGCGCATCGGGGCGGATGGGGCAAATGCTGATCCGCACCGTGCTGGCCTCGGACAAGGCGCGGCTGGTCGGCTGTGTGGAGCGCAGCGGCAACCCCTGGGTGGGCCGCGACGTGGGCGAGGCCATGGGCGGTGCGGCGCTGGGCGTCGTGGTGACCGATGACCCGCTGGAGGCCTTTGCCAAGGCGCAGGCGGTGATTGATTTCACCACGCCCGCCGCGACGGTGGCCTTTGCAGCGTTGGCCGCACAGGCGCGGGCGGTGCATGTGATCGGCACCACCGGGCTGGAGCCGGAGCATCTGGCCAAGATCAACGCCGCAGCGCGTCATGCGGTGATCGTGCGGGCGGGCAATATGAGCCTTGGCGTCAACCTTCTGGTGACATTGACGAAAAAGGTGGCGCAGGCTCTGGATGCCGATTGGGACATCGAGGTGATCGAGGCCCATCACAACCGCAAGGTCGATGCGCCCTCGGGCACCGCGCTGATGCTGGGGCAGGCCGCTGCTGAAGGGCGTGGCGTTGATCTGGACGCCGTGCGCGATGCGGGCCGCGACGGTATCACCGGCGCGCGGACGCGGGGCGACATCGGGTTTTCCGCGATTCGTGGCGGCGACATCGTGGGGGAACATGATGTGCTGTTCGCGGGCGAGGGCGAGCGGATCATTCTGCGCCATGTGGCGACGGATCGCAGTATTTTCGCGCGGGGCGCGCTGCGGGCCGCACTCTGGGGGCAGGACAAGGGGCCGGGCGCCTATGACATGATGCATGTTCTGGGCCTCTGA
- a CDS encoding RsmB/NOP family class I SAM-dependent RNA methyltransferase: MAKTARAAAVHLLNEVLGEGALLGQVDAPLAALSPADRARAQRLAALVLRHVEQADRVLKPFLRKTPPLLVVNVLRLAVVELVQGEAAHGVVNEAVTLVRNDRHAGAFSGLVNAVLRKVAALEAPFAKLPPQRLPYWLRKPLVDAWGREAVTAMEAVQAQVPPVDLSVKPGWQGDLAGEPLPTGSLRLASAGQLSALPGYAEGAWWVQDAAAALAVPLLAPQPGEAVVDLCAAPGGKTLQLAAAGAEVTALDISEARLGRLRENLARTGLSAQVVVADALTWQPERQFDAILLDAPCSATGTIRRHPDLPFIKDGSELAELVPLQAALLDRALGWLKPGGRLVYCTCSLLPDEGEAQLAAALARHPGLRVEPAAVPGMDPAWLTEAGALRLRPDYWAGRGGMDGFFMVRLAR, from the coding sequence ATGGCGAAAACGGCGCGGGCGGCGGCAGTTCATCTGCTGAATGAGGTGCTGGGCGAAGGGGCTTTGCTGGGGCAGGTGGATGCCCCGCTGGCGGCCCTGTCGCCCGCAGATCGCGCCCGGGCGCAACGGCTTGCCGCGCTGGTGCTGCGCCATGTCGAACAGGCCGACCGGGTGCTGAAACCCTTCCTGCGCAAGACCCCGCCGCTGCTGGTGGTCAATGTGCTGCGGCTGGCGGTGGTCGAGCTGGTACAGGGCGAAGCGGCGCATGGTGTGGTGAACGAAGCGGTGACGCTGGTGCGCAATGACCGCCATGCCGGGGCCTTCTCGGGCTTGGTCAATGCGGTGCTGCGCAAGGTTGCGGCACTGGAGGCCCCTTTTGCCAAACTGCCGCCGCAGCGCCTGCCCTATTGGCTGCGCAAACCGCTGGTCGATGCCTGGGGGCGCGAGGCCGTGACCGCGATGGAGGCGGTTCAGGCGCAGGTGCCGCCGGTGGATCTGAGCGTGAAACCCGGCTGGCAGGGCGATCTGGCAGGCGAACCCCTGCCGACCGGCAGCCTGCGGCTGGCCTCGGCGGGGCAGCTGTCGGCCCTGCCCGGTTACGCCGAAGGGGCGTGGTGGGTGCAGGATGCGGCGGCAGCGCTTGCGGTGCCATTGCTCGCACCCCAGCCGGGCGAGGCGGTGGTGGATCTCTGCGCGGCCCCCGGTGGCAAGACGCTGCAACTCGCCGCTGCCGGGGCCGAGGTGACGGCGCTGGACATCAGCGAGGCGCGGCTGGGCCGTCTGCGTGAAAACCTGGCCCGCACGGGACTTTCGGCGCAGGTCGTGGTGGCCGATGCGCTGACCTGGCAGCCAGAGCGGCAGTTTGATGCGATTCTGCTGGATGCGCCCTGTTCCGCCACCGGCACGATCCGCCGCCACCCCGATCTGCCCTTCATCAAGGATGGCTCGGAACTGGCGGAGCTGGTGCCCTTGCAGGCGGCGCTGCTGGATCGCGCCTTGGGCTGGCTGAAACCCGGCGGGCGGCTGGTCTATTGCACCTGTTCGCTGCTGCCCGACGAGGGCGAGGCGCAACTGGCCGCCGCCTTGGCTCGTCATCCTGGCCTGCGGGTCGAGCCTGCGGCGGTGCCCGGCATGGATCCGGCATGGCTGACCGAGGCCGGTGCCCTGCGCCTTCGCCCCGACTATTGGGCCGGGCGCGGCGGCATGGACGGGTTTTTCATGGTGCGGCTGGCGCGGTGA
- the pnp gene encoding polyribonucleotide nucleotidyltransferase has translation MFNVTKKSIQWGKETLTLEAGKVARQADGSVIATLGETSVMANVTFAKAAKPGQDFFPLTVHYQEKYYAAGKIPGGFFKREARPSEKETLTSRLIDRPCRPLFVEGFKHEVLVMCTVLSHDLVNEPDIVAMIAASAALTISGVPFMGPIGAARVGFVNGDYVLNPDVEDLQKLRDNPEQRLDLVIAGTKDAVMMVESEAYELTEAEMLGAVKFGHAAMQPVIDMIIDFAEACAKEPFDFQAPDYSDLYARVKAAGETQMRAAFAIKDKQERTNAISAAVAAIKGALSEEDLADGNLGSAIKKLESSILRGDIINGGARIDGRDNKTVRQIIGETGILPRTHGSALFTRGETQALVVTTLGTGEDEQIIDALHGNSRSNFLLHYNFPPYSVGEVGRVGSPGRREIGHGKLAWRALQAVLPAATDFPYTIRVVSEITESNGSSSMASVCGGSLAMMDAGVPLKAPVAGVAMGLILEDDGRFAVLTDILGDEDHLGDMDFKVAGTENGITSLQMDIKIAGITPEIMEQALAQAKDGRLHILSEMNKALSAPQGFSEYAPKIETLSIPTDKIREVIGSGGKVIREIVEVSGAKVDINDDGMIKIASNSAEAIKKAYDMIWSIVAEPEEGQVYTGKVVKLVDFGAFVNFFGKRDGLVHVSQIANKRLNHPNEILKEGQEVKVKLLGFDDRGKVRLGMKMVDQETGAEITEKKEESAEG, from the coding sequence ATGTTCAACGTGACGAAAAAATCGATCCAATGGGGCAAAGAGACGCTGACGCTGGAGGCCGGCAAGGTCGCGCGTCAGGCCGATGGCTCCGTGATCGCCACGCTTGGGGAAACCAGCGTGATGGCCAACGTGACCTTTGCAAAGGCCGCAAAGCCGGGGCAGGATTTCTTCCCGCTCACCGTGCATTATCAAGAGAAATACTATGCCGCCGGGAAAATTCCGGGCGGTTTCTTCAAGCGTGAAGCCCGTCCGTCCGAAAAAGAGACGCTGACCTCGCGCCTGATCGACCGTCCCTGCCGCCCGCTGTTCGTCGAAGGCTTCAAGCACGAAGTTCTGGTGATGTGCACCGTGCTGTCGCATGACCTCGTGAACGAGCCCGATATCGTGGCGATGATCGCCGCCTCGGCAGCGCTGACCATTTCCGGCGTGCCGTTCATGGGCCCGATCGGGGCTGCCCGCGTCGGCTTCGTCAATGGCGACTATGTGCTGAACCCCGATGTCGAAGACCTGCAAAAGCTGCGCGACAACCCGGAGCAGCGTCTGGATCTGGTCATCGCCGGCACCAAAGACGCGGTGATGATGGTGGAATCGGAAGCTTACGAGCTGACCGAAGCCGAAATGCTGGGTGCCGTGAAGTTCGGCCATGCCGCCATGCAGCCTGTGATCGACATGATCATCGACTTTGCAGAAGCCTGTGCCAAAGAACCTTTCGACTTCCAGGCACCGGACTATTCCGATCTCTATGCCCGCGTCAAAGCCGCTGGCGAAACCCAGATGCGCGCAGCCTTTGCGATCAAGGACAAGCAAGAGCGGACCAACGCCATTTCCGCCGCCGTGGCCGCCATCAAGGGCGCGCTGTCGGAAGAAGATCTGGCCGATGGCAACCTCGGCTCGGCGATCAAGAAGCTGGAAAGCTCGATCCTGCGCGGCGACATCATCAATGGTGGTGCCCGCATCGACGGCCGCGACAACAAGACCGTGCGTCAGATCATCGGTGAAACCGGCATCCTGCCGCGCACCCATGGCTCGGCCCTGTTCACCCGTGGCGAAACCCAGGCGCTGGTCGTGACCACGCTGGGCACCGGCGAAGATGAGCAGATCATCGACGCGCTGCACGGCAATTCGCGCTCCAACTTCCTGCTGCACTACAACTTCCCGCCCTATTCGGTCGGTGAAGTGGGCCGCGTCGGTTCGCCCGGTCGTCGTGAAATCGGCCATGGCAAGCTGGCATGGCGCGCGCTGCAAGCCGTGCTGCCCGCCGCGACCGATTTCCCCTACACCATCCGCGTCGTGTCCGAGATCACCGAATCGAACGGCTCGTCCTCGATGGCGTCGGTCTGCGGTGGGTCGCTCGCCATGATGGATGCGGGCGTGCCGCTGAAAGCCCCGGTGGCTGGCGTGGCCATGGGTCTGATTCTGGAAGATGACGGCCGCTTTGCCGTGCTGACCGATATTCTGGGCGACGAGGATCACCTCGGCGACATGGATTTCAAGGTGGCTGGCACCGAGAACGGCATCACCTCGCTGCAAATGGACATCAAGATTGCCGGGATCACCCCGGAAATCATGGAACAGGCGCTGGCACAGGCCAAGGATGGCCGTCTGCACATCCTGTCCGAGATGAACAAGGCGCTGTCGGCCCCGCAAGGCTTCAGCGAATACGCTCCGAAGATCGAAACGCTGTCGATCCCGACCGACAAGATCCGTGAAGTGATCGGCTCGGGCGGCAAGGTGATCCGCGAGATCGTGGAAGTTTCGGGCGCCAAGGTCGATATCAACGACGATGGCATGATCAAGATCGCCTCGAACTCTGCCGAAGCCATCAAGAAGGCCTATGACATGATCTGGTCGATCGTGGCAGAGCCGGAAGAAGGCCAAGTTTACACCGGCAAAGTGGTGAAACTGGTCGATTTCGGCGCTTTCGTGAACTTCTTCGGCAAGCGCGATGGTCTGGTGCACGTCAGCCAGATCGCCAACAAGCGCCTGAACCACCCGAACGAGATCCTCAAAGAGGGTCAAGAAGTGAAGGTGAAGCTGCTGGGCTTTGACGACCGTGGCAAGGTGCGCCTTGGCATGAAGATGGTCGATCAGGAAACCGGCGCTGAAATCACCGAAAAGAAAGAAGAATCCGCCGAAGGCTGA
- the rpsO gene encoding 30S ribosomal protein S15 produces MSITVEEKARLIKEYATKEGDTGSPEVQVAILSSRIATLTEHFKTHRKDNHSRRGLLMQVAQRRKLLDYLKGKDEGRYQTLIARLGLRR; encoded by the coding sequence ATGTCGATCACCGTGGAAGAAAAAGCCCGCCTGATCAAGGAATACGCAACGAAGGAAGGCGACACCGGTTCGCCCGAAGTTCAGGTTGCGATCCTCAGCTCGCGTATTGCAACGCTGACCGAGCACTTCAAGACCCACCGCAAGGACAACCACTCGCGTCGCGGTCTTCTGATGCAGGTCGCCCAGCGCCGCAAGCTGCTCGACTATCTGAAAGGCAAGGATGAAGGCCGCTATCAGACGCTCATTGCGCGTCTTGGTCTGCGTCGCTGA
- a CDS encoding calcium-binding protein codes for MLGLIGLLGALSAGLMLDSLMAKSPESADNDDRPPEEEDDEERPEGDLLDHAAADADDAGPDEVARTEAARDAAAQHEITGTKGNDKLTGGGGADSLHGRGGDDQLVSRGGADTLDGGRGQDHLYGGAGADSLLGRAGDDVMQGEAGADVMEGGAGNDLLAGHFGADTLTGGSGADSMLGGSGNDSLSDDRGDDWLQGGYGDDVLSGGAGSDTLDGDFGADTLIGHEAGQSDTSVDFLNGGTGDDHLVIGAGDYASGNQGADTFTLGDWLAEGDSARIMDFDSSQDRIEILYDPATHPDPVLSLQTPEGSEDVEVYLDGLPLAVVAGGAGLNLSDIVLTPAAAA; via the coding sequence GTGTTGGGACTGATCGGATTGCTGGGCGCGCTGAGCGCCGGCCTGATGCTGGATAGCTTGATGGCCAAAAGCCCGGAGTCGGCGGACAATGACGACCGCCCGCCCGAAGAAGAGGACGACGAAGAAAGGCCCGAAGGCGACCTTCTGGACCATGCCGCCGCAGATGCCGATGATGCAGGCCCCGATGAGGTTGCCCGCACGGAGGCTGCCCGTGACGCCGCCGCACAGCACGAGATCACCGGCACGAAAGGCAATGACAAACTGACCGGCGGGGGTGGCGCAGACAGTCTGCATGGTCGCGGCGGCGACGATCAGCTTGTGTCGCGCGGCGGGGCCGATACGCTGGATGGCGGGCGCGGGCAGGATCATCTTTATGGCGGGGCGGGTGCGGATTCCCTGCTGGGGCGCGCCGGGGATGATGTGATGCAGGGCGAAGCGGGGGCCGATGTGATGGAGGGCGGCGCAGGCAATGACCTGCTCGCCGGGCATTTCGGGGCCGATACGCTGACCGGGGGTAGCGGGGCTGACAGCATGCTGGGCGGCAGTGGCAATGACAGCCTGTCAGACGACCGGGGCGATGACTGGTTGCAGGGCGGTTACGGCGACGATGTGTTGTCGGGCGGCGCGGGCAGCGATACGCTCGACGGTGATTTTGGCGCGGATACGCTGATCGGGCATGAGGCTGGCCAAAGCGATACCTCGGTCGATTTCCTCAATGGCGGTACGGGCGACGATCATCTGGTGATCGGCGCGGGAGATTATGCCAGCGGCAATCAGGGCGCCGACACATTCACCCTGGGCGATTGGCTGGCCGAGGGCGACAGCGCCCGCATCATGGATTTTGACAGCAGTCAGGACCGGATCGAAATCCTGTATGATCCGGCCACGCATCCCGATCCGGTGCTGTCACTGCAAACGCCCGAGGGCAGCGAGGATGTGGAGGTCTATCTGGACGGCCTGCCGCTGGCCGTGGTGGCGGGCGGGGCAGGGCTGAACCTGTCCGACATCGTGTTGACCCCGGCAGCGGCGGCCTGA
- a CDS encoding DUF1674 domain-containing protein has product MSDTSHPDLPAAALRALAEAEERRRAAEAQPLPTELGGRKGPEPVRYGDWEKKGLAIDF; this is encoded by the coding sequence ATGAGCGATACGTCCCACCCCGATCTTCCCGCCGCCGCCCTGCGCGCGCTGGCCGAAGCTGAAGAGCGCCGCCGCGCCGCCGAGGCACAGCCCCTGCCGACCGAACTCGGCGGTCGCAAGGGGCCGGAGCCCGTGCGTTATGGCGATTGGGAAAAGAAGGGTCTGGCGATCGATTTCTGA
- a CDS encoding L,D-transpeptidase: protein MRPILTRRHFIASAAIALAAPTVLRATQEDWVLPPEYEPLTLSLQDAYVPGMILVDPDSFSLYFTLESNLAMRFVVGVGRGNLYEAGQFTVGAKKEWPSWTPTQDMIARNPDHYAQYADGMPGGPDNPLGARALYLFDEARGDTFLRIHGTPEPWTIASAVSNGCVRLVNEHIEMLYDMVQLGAPVVLYTKTTES, encoded by the coding sequence ATGCGCCCGATTCTGACGCGACGCCATTTCATCGCCAGCGCCGCCATCGCCCTGGCCGCGCCAACCGTACTGCGCGCCACGCAGGAGGATTGGGTGCTGCCACCGGAATACGAACCGCTGACCCTGTCGCTGCAAGACGCCTATGTGCCGGGCATGATCCTGGTCGATCCCGACAGTTTCTCGCTGTATTTCACGCTGGAGAGCAATCTGGCGATGCGCTTTGTCGTCGGTGTCGGGCGCGGCAATCTGTATGAGGCCGGGCAGTTCACCGTCGGGGCCAAGAAGGAATGGCCAAGCTGGACCCCGACGCAGGACATGATTGCCCGCAACCCCGATCACTATGCCCAATATGCCGACGGGATGCCCGGCGGCCCCGACAATCCCTTGGGCGCGCGGGCGCTGTATCTGTTTGACGAGGCGCGCGGCGATACGTTCCTGCGCATCCATGGCACGCCGGAACCCTGGACGATTGCCTCTGCCGTGTCGAATGGCTGTGTGCGTCTGGTCAATGAACATATCGAAATGCTCTATGACATGGTGCAACTGGGCGCCCCGGTCGTGCTTTATACCAAAACCACCGAAAGCTGA
- the gph gene encoding phosphoglycolate phosphatase (PGP is an essential enzyme in the glycolate salvage pathway in higher organisms (photorespiration in plants). Phosphoglycolate results from the oxidase activity of RubisCO in the Calvin cycle when concentrations of carbon dioxide are low relative to oxygen. This enzyme is a member of the Haloacid Dehalogenase (HAD) superfamily of aspartate-nucleophile hydrolase enzymes (PF00702).): MTLSLIFDLDGTLIDSLPDIHAAMNRVLVARGSAPLSRAQVQGFVGKGAPNLVARCVEAGGDAPDGPVYAEVLAAFLREYEDATGLTTLYPGVVAALEALSRAGYALGLCTNKPLAPTMAILRHLDLARFFPVVIGGDSLPQKKPDPAPLFETQRRMGRADMIFIGDSEVDAATAQAAGVPFLLYTEGYRKGPVDTLPHSASFADFKDLPGLIAQITAPAAP; encoded by the coding sequence ATGACCCTTTCGCTGATCTTTGACCTTGATGGCACGCTGATCGACAGCCTGCCCGACATTCACGCGGCTATGAACCGTGTGCTGGTGGCGCGGGGTTCGGCCCCGCTCAGCCGGGCGCAGGTGCAGGGGTTTGTCGGCAAGGGTGCCCCCAACCTTGTCGCGCGCTGCGTCGAGGCCGGGGGGGATGCGCCGGATGGCCCGGTCTATGCCGAGGTTCTGGCCGCGTTTCTGCGGGAATATGAAGATGCGACCGGCCTGACCACGCTCTATCCCGGCGTCGTTGCGGCGCTGGAGGCCCTGTCGCGCGCCGGATATGCGCTGGGTCTTTGCACCAACAAGCCGCTGGCCCCGACCATGGCCATCCTGCGCCATCTGGATCTGGCACGATTCTTCCCGGTGGTGATCGGCGGCGACAGCCTGCCGCAAAAGAAACCCGATCCCGCGCCGCTGTTCGAAACCCAGCGCCGCATGGGCCGCGCCGACATGATCTTCATCGGCGACAGCGAGGTGGATGCGGCCACGGCGCAGGCGGCGGGTGTGCCGTTCCTGCTTTACACCGAAGGGTATCGCAAAGGTCCGGTCGACACGCTGCCGCACAGCGCCAGCTTTGCCGATTTCAAGGATCTGCCGGGCCTGATTGCGCAGATCACCGCGCCAGCCGCACCATGA
- a CDS encoding phosphodiester glycosidase family protein, whose amino-acid sequence MRKLLLALAFLATPAVAAPCQETRFDGARFTLCEVPFGADLRLFHSDAAGTLYGGFGSINAALASEGKALGFAMNAGMYHPGREPVGLFVENGEERTPIVTAGSQDNFGMRPNGVFCISDSGFSVIESRAFAANPPACRFATQSGPMLVIDGALHPRFIPGSDSTYIRNGVGVSADGQRAVFVISENRVNFDQFGRLFRDALKLPNALYFDGKISRLYAPALNRDDLGFPMGPIVGLVVAKP is encoded by the coding sequence ATGCGTAAGCTTTTGCTGGCATTGGCCTTTCTGGCCACACCTGCGGTTGCGGCCCCGTGCCAGGAAACCCGGTTTGACGGCGCGCGCTTCACGCTGTGCGAGGTGCCGTTCGGCGCGGATCTGCGGCTGTTCCACAGCGATGCCGCAGGCACGCTTTATGGCGGCTTTGGCAGCATCAACGCGGCCCTCGCCTCCGAAGGCAAGGCGCTTGGCTTTGCGATGAATGCAGGCATGTATCATCCGGGGCGCGAGCCGGTGGGCCTGTTCGTCGAAAACGGGGAGGAGCGGACCCCGATCGTCACCGCCGGGTCGCAGGACAATTTCGGGATGCGGCCCAATGGCGTGTTCTGCATTTCCGACAGCGGCTTTTCGGTGATCGAATCACGGGCCTTTGCCGCGAATCCCCCCGCCTGCCGCTTTGCCACCCAATCGGGGCCGATGCTGGTGATCGACGGTGCCCTGCATCCGCGTTTCATCCCCGGCAGCGACAGCACCTATATCCGCAATGGCGTGGGCGTTTCGGCCGATGGTCAGCGCGCTGTTTTCGTGATCTCGGAAAACCGGGTGAATTTCGATCAGTTCGGGCGGCTGTTCCGCGATGCGCTGAAGCTGCCCAATGCGCTGTATTTCGATGGCAAGATCTCGCGCCTTTATGCGCCCGCGCTGAACCGCGATGATCTTGGCTTTCCGATGGGGCCGATTGTCGGGCTGGTTGTCGCCAAACCCTGA
- the rbfA gene encoding 30S ribosome-binding factor RbfA, translated as MSKNRSSSGEGPSQRQLRVGELIRRTLSDVLSRGEIHDPDLNRMSITVGEVRLTPDLRVATAYVMPLMGTVTVEEAITALARNKYDLRIRVSRELTLKYAPDLRFRADDTFDRLDETRRLFSDETVQRDIAAKPEADDGDNA; from the coding sequence ATGTCGAAAAACCGTTCCTCCTCGGGCGAAGGCCCCTCTCAGCGCCAGTTGCGCGTCGGCGAATTGATCCGCCGCACGCTGTCTGATGTGCTGTCGCGCGGCGAGATCCATGACCCGGATCTGAACCGCATGTCGATCACCGTGGGCGAAGTGCGCCTGACCCCCGACCTGCGGGTGGCCACGGCCTATGTGATGCCGCTGATGGGCACTGTTACGGTGGAAGAGGCGATTACCGCCCTTGCCCGCAACAAATACGATCTGCGGATCCGCGTGAGCCGCGAACTCACCCTGAAATATGCCCCCGATCTGCGTTTCCGTGCCGATGACACCTTTGACCGGCTGGATGAAACGCGACGGCTGTTTTCGGACGAAACCGTGCAGCGCGACATCGCCGCAAAGCCGGAAGCCGATGACGGGGACAATGCGTAA
- a CDS encoding dihydrodipicolinate reductase codes for MVRWSVVCMVSAFAFPALADEFQPVRDKAEFLRLLEGRELRLGLFKIGLKVLPDGRIEGSALGWGITGTWRWQDGYFCREMDWSGKPIPYNCQLVEARGNEMRFTVDQGAGDSAEFRLR; via the coding sequence ATGGTTCGCTGGAGTGTTGTCTGTATGGTTTCGGCCTTCGCCTTTCCCGCATTGGCAGACGAGTTTCAGCCGGTGCGCGACAAGGCGGAGTTCCTGCGGCTGCTGGAAGGCCGGGAATTGCGTCTTGGCCTGTTCAAAATCGGGCTGAAAGTGCTGCCCGATGGCCGGATCGAAGGCTCTGCGCTGGGTTGGGGCATCACCGGCACCTGGCGCTGGCAGGACGGGTATTTCTGCCGCGAGATGGATTGGAGCGGCAAGCCCATCCCCTACAACTGCCAGCTGGTCGAGGCGCGCGGCAACGAGATGCGCTTTACCGTCGATCAGGGGGCAGGCGATTCGGCAGAGTTCCGGCTGCGCTGA